From Vallitalea longa, one genomic window encodes:
- a CDS encoding L-fucose/L-arabinose isomerase family protein encodes MKSKKLKARVGIYTAGLKVYWDQFEGLRERLIEYGKHIGLMIEDYAEVYNYGMVDDEYSGRAAGEWFNEKNVDLIFCHSGTYFTSSSVLPIHQINSAPVIILNLQPTPQMNYGVTTTGEWLAHCGACPVPELTNALHRAGIPYRTVNGLLGLNETPEISMTDEVTYMRDEAKLAKHKIVEWVKAASVKRTLQHSRFGFLGNNYSGMLDMYSDFAMIQAQTGCHVEILEMCDLDESFVKVTDEDIDAKLKEIHEFFTISGDSPSEPLAKKPTDEQLNWSARVAVAQQKMVDQYDLDAIAYYYHGKNDNHYEQVQSGFIVGHSLLTSKGVPCSGEGDLKTALSMKICDVLGVGGSFCEIVATDYIYQTIILGHDGPFHINISDGKPVLRGMGVYHGKRGQGVSVEANVIRGPVTMLGTTQTKEGSLKFIISEGEAIKKPILTIGNTQTHIKFSVDPDSYMDKWFNEAPTHHLAMSVGHNAELFKKVACMLNIEYVVI; translated from the coding sequence ATGAAAAGTAAAAAACTGAAAGCAAGAGTTGGAATCTATACTGCAGGTTTAAAAGTGTATTGGGATCAGTTTGAAGGATTGAGAGAGAGATTGATAGAGTATGGAAAACATATTGGATTAATGATTGAAGACTATGCTGAAGTTTACAATTATGGTATGGTAGATGATGAGTATTCAGGCAGAGCAGCAGGTGAATGGTTTAATGAAAAGAATGTAGATCTGATTTTCTGTCACAGCGGTACATACTTCACTTCATCATCTGTTCTACCTATTCATCAAATAAACAGTGCTCCAGTGATTATTCTTAATTTGCAGCCAACACCACAGATGAATTATGGTGTAACGACAACTGGTGAATGGTTGGCCCATTGTGGTGCTTGTCCAGTACCGGAACTAACGAATGCTTTACATAGAGCAGGTATTCCATATAGGACTGTCAATGGTCTTCTTGGACTGAACGAAACACCTGAAATATCTATGACAGATGAAGTGACTTACATGAGAGATGAAGCCAAACTTGCCAAACATAAGATTGTGGAGTGGGTAAAAGCTGCAAGTGTTAAAAGAACATTGCAACATAGCCGTTTTGGATTCCTTGGAAACAATTACAGTGGTATGCTTGATATGTATTCGGATTTTGCTATGATTCAAGCTCAGACAGGATGTCATGTAGAGATTCTTGAGATGTGTGATCTAGATGAATCATTTGTGAAAGTAACAGATGAAGACATAGATGCTAAACTTAAGGAAATCCATGAGTTCTTCACAATAAGTGGGGATTCACCATCAGAACCACTTGCTAAGAAACCAACAGATGAACAGTTGAATTGGTCAGCAAGGGTTGCTGTAGCACAACAAAAAATGGTGGACCAATATGATTTGGATGCTATAGCATATTACTATCATGGTAAGAATGACAACCATTATGAACAAGTACAAAGTGGTTTCATTGTCGGTCATTCACTCCTTACATCTAAAGGGGTACCATGCTCTGGGGAAGGAGACCTGAAAACAGCACTTTCCATGAAAATATGTGATGTTCTTGGTGTCGGTGGTAGTTTCTGTGAAATCGTTGCGACAGATTATATATATCAAACTATCATATTAGGGCATGATGGACCATTCCATATTAATATTTCTGATGGTAAACCTGTCCTAAGGGGTATGGGGGTATATCATGGTAAAAGAGGACAAGGAGTTTCAGTAGAAGCTAATGTGATTAGGGGACCTGTTACAATGCTTGGTACTACTCAAACAAAGGAAGGTTCACTAAAATTCATTATTAGTGAGGGAGAAGCTATCAAAAAGCCTATATTGACTATAGGGAATACACAAACACATATAAAATTCAGTGTCGATCCTGACAGTTACATGGACAAATGGTTCAATGAGGCACCTACACATCATCTTGCCATGTCAGTAGGACATAATGCAGAGTTGTTTAAGAAAGTTGCTTGTATGCTTAATATAGAATATGTAGTGATATAA
- a CDS encoding AraC family transcriptional regulator yields the protein MEFKERFKEAWTSSSIRYIATPSQRAKNIYYYIQEIGYFQTLNNYYTERAGLNSYLLIYSKSGKGHLKYQGKTYTIIPGDLIWIDCMEQHYYRTDEKELWEISWVHFNGSATKGYYNQFREQHGPVIHLDDSTQIPLWINTMFQLHKEKNLQREVLCSNLLTNCLTEIMIKACTYGEYVDTPKIILSIQNYIDHHYTEKLSLDTLGKKFALSKYHLARLYKKYTGFSPIDYQISLRITTAKKMLQFTDLSVQSISYEVGIKNISHFITLFKEREEMTPLQFRKKWK from the coding sequence ATGGAATTTAAAGAACGATTCAAAGAAGCATGGACCAGTAGCTCTATCAGATATATCGCAACCCCAAGCCAACGAGCCAAAAATATCTATTATTACATTCAAGAGATCGGATATTTCCAAACATTAAATAATTATTATACCGAACGAGCTGGCCTTAATTCATATCTTCTAATCTATTCTAAATCTGGTAAAGGTCACCTGAAATACCAAGGTAAAACTTATACTATTATACCTGGCGATTTAATATGGATAGATTGTATGGAGCAACATTATTATAGAACTGATGAAAAAGAATTATGGGAAATATCATGGGTACATTTTAATGGTAGTGCTACTAAAGGTTATTACAATCAATTTCGTGAACAACATGGTCCAGTTATACATTTAGATGATAGCACACAAATACCTTTATGGATAAATACCATGTTTCAACTTCATAAAGAGAAAAACCTTCAAAGAGAAGTACTCTGCTCCAATCTATTGACCAACTGCTTAACTGAAATCATGATAAAAGCTTGTACTTATGGAGAATATGTAGATACACCAAAAATTATTTTATCCATTCAAAATTATATTGATCATCATTATACAGAAAAATTATCCCTTGATACTCTTGGTAAAAAATTCGCCCTAAGTAAATATCATTTAGCCAGACTTTATAAAAAATATACTGGTTTTTCACCCATTGATTATCAGATTAGTTTAAGAATAACCACTGCTAAGAAAATGCTTCAATTCACTGATCTAAGTGTTCAATCTATATCTTACGAAGTAGGAATAAAGAATATCAGTCATTTTATTACACTATTTAAAGAAAGAGAAGAAATGACGCCACTACAATTTAGGAAAAAATGGAAATAA
- a CDS encoding YEATS-associated helix-containing protein, whose product MSYFFKIIIIILLVGIFGGIINYLLNGMKTEKKYVSIFDVELLKCIFVGMGASLLVPLFLNMISSDIIKQAETNDYMLLVFIGFCLIASISSKSFINSISEKILKELGDKVNKIEEDVKPIIQSSLEPDNDTRKNMKGTYDSLDNLEISILKSLENSKYVYRTINGIVKELQENNERIKSNIEKLINKGLIKYKSIKNKNMYYITVKGKECIAHEGIED is encoded by the coding sequence ATGAGTTATTTCTTTAAAATTATTATCATAATACTACTAGTAGGAATATTTGGAGGTATCATCAATTATTTATTGAATGGTATGAAAACAGAAAAAAAGTATGTATCAATATTTGATGTAGAATTGCTTAAGTGTATATTTGTTGGTATGGGGGCATCACTATTAGTTCCATTATTTTTGAATATGATATCAAGTGATATTATCAAACAAGCTGAAACTAATGATTATATGCTATTAGTATTTATTGGTTTCTGTTTAATAGCATCTATATCATCAAAATCATTCATAAACTCAATATCTGAAAAAATATTGAAAGAACTGGGAGATAAAGTAAATAAAATTGAGGAAGATGTAAAACCGATAATTCAAAGTTCGCTAGAGCCTGATAATGATACTAGAAAAAATATGAAAGGCACATATGATTCATTAGATAATCTTGAAATAAGTATATTAAAGAGTCTTGAAAACAGTAAATATGTATATAGAACTATAAATGGAATTGTAAAAGAGTTACAAGAAAACAATGAGAGAATAAAATCAAACATTGAAAAACTTATAAATAAAGGATTAATAAAATATAAATCAATAAAAAATAAGAATATGTATTATATAACGGTTAAAGGAAAAGAATGTATCGCACATGAGGGTATTGAAGACTAG
- a CDS encoding protease complex subunit PrcB family protein translates to MSKINVPKFFVLTAVFLLLGASSVYAASDYYFDTPIEINFNYIEESVKDTNKIMDMEFTVVDDDNVQDVIKQNIDILKFNPFRLSFRDGQYLYIVIGYGEQRTGGYGIQVNELYESQDCIVISTELLSPGEDDSVTMNITYPYLVIRTSDLFLPVYYK, encoded by the coding sequence ATGAGTAAGATTAATGTACCAAAATTCTTTGTACTAACAGCTGTTTTTCTACTGTTAGGGGCATCATCTGTATATGCTGCATCAGACTATTATTTTGACACTCCAATAGAAATCAATTTCAATTATATTGAAGAATCAGTAAAAGATACTAATAAGATAATGGATATGGAATTTACTGTAGTAGATGATGATAATGTACAAGATGTAATAAAACAAAATATTGACATTCTTAAATTCAACCCATTTAGACTTAGCTTCAGAGATGGGCAATATCTATATATAGTTATAGGATATGGTGAACAAAGAACAGGAGGATATGGTATACAAGTAAATGAATTATACGAATCCCAAGATTGCATTGTAATCTCAACTGAATTATTAAGTCCTGGTGAAGATGATTCTGTTACTATGAATATTACCTATCCATATTTGGTCATAAGGACAAGTGATTTATTCTTGCCAGTTTACTATAAATAA